One window from the genome of Rhea pennata isolate bPtePen1 chromosome 16, bPtePen1.pri, whole genome shotgun sequence encodes:
- the OSBPL2 gene encoding oxysterol-binding protein-related protein 2 yields MNSEEEFYDAVTGFDSDNSSGDFSEANHKAAEMLDLDPHQSNRTGKHNGETEIQENGIKKHRTSLPAPMFSRSDFSVWSILKKCIGLELSKITMPIVFNEPLSFLQRITEYMEHIYLINKACSHANPLERMQAVAAFAVSAVASQWERTGKPFNPLLGETYELTREDLGFRFISEQVSHHPPISAFYSEGLNKDFVFHGSIYPKLKFWGKSIEAEPRGTITLELLKHNEAYTWTNPTCCVHNVIIGKLWLEQYGMVEIVNHSTGDKCVLNFKPCGLFGKELHKVEGYIQDKNKRKLCVIYGKWTECLWCTDPTTYEAYKKNEKRGGEQKKPKPSEDVIKSENDEADDMPEVQDTVQFIPGSKLLWRINCRPPNSSQMYNFTSFAVSLNELEKGMEAILAPTDCRLRPDIRNMEDGNMDLASKEKERLEEKQRAARKERAKDEVEWQTRWFHQGSNPYTGTPDWLYSGGYFDRNFSDCPDIY; encoded by the exons gcTTCGATTCTGACAATTCTTCGGGGGACTTCTCAGAAGCAAATCataaagctgcagaaatgctcGATCTAGATCCACACCAAAGCAATAGGACTGGAAAACATAATGGAGAGACAGAGATTCAAGAAAATGGAATTAAGAAACACAG GACATCATTACCTGCCCCGATGTTTTCTAGAAGTGATTTTAGTGTGTggagcatattaaaaaaatgcattggaCTG GAGCTGTCTAAAATTACGATGCCCATTGTCTTCAATGAACCATTGAGTTTCCTTCAACGGATAACAGAGTATATGGAACATATATACCTCATTAATAAGGCTTGTAGTCATGCAAATCCCCTGGAAAGAATGCAG gcTGTAGCTGCTTTTGCAGTTTCTGCTGTAGCTTCTCAGTGGGAGAGAACTGGCAAACCATTTAATCCACTTCTAGGAGAAACCTATGAATTAACAAG ggaggaTTTAGGTTTTAGGTTTATATCTGAGCAAGTCAGCCACCACCCACCTATTAGTGCATTTTATTCTGAAGGCCTCAATAAAGACTTTGTATTTCATGGATCAATCTACCCCAAACTAAAATTCTGGGGAAAGAGTATAGAAGCTGAGCCTCGGGGAACAATTACATTGGAGCTGCTGAA acaTAATGAAGCTTATACATGGACAAATCCAACCTGTTGTGTACATAATGTAATTATTGGTAAACTGTGGTTAGAACAATATGGAATGGTAGAAATTGTAAATCACAG TACTGGAGATAAATGTGTCCTAAATTTTAAACCATGTGGACTGTTCGGGAAAGAGCTTCACAAAGTAGAGGGATACATCCAGGACAAAAA CAAAAGGAAGCTATGTGTGATCTATGGCAAGTGGACAGAATGCTTATGGTGCACTGATCCCACCACATATGAAGCttacaaaaagaatgaaaagagagGTGGTGAGCAGAAGAAACCGAAGCCG AGTGAAGATGTtattaaatctgaaaatgatGAGGCTGATGATATGCCAGAGGTTCAAGACACAGTGCAGTTCATACCAGGCAGTAAATTGCTTTGGAGAATAAATTGTAGGCCACCAAACTCATCACAG atgtaCAATTTCACAAGTTTTGCTGTGAGTCTCAATGAGCTAGAAAAGGGTATGGAAGCAATATTAGCTCCTACTGATTGTCGGCTGCGTCCAGATATCAGAAACATGGAAGATGGAAACATGG ATCTGGCTagcaaggaaaaagagagactagaagagaaacaaagagcTGCTCGCAAGGAGCGTGCAAAAGATGAAGTGGAGTGGCAGACACG atggTTTCATCAAGGCAGTAACCCATACACTGGGACTCCAGATTGGCTGTACTCAGGTGGCTATTTCGATAGAAATTTCTCAGACTGTCCAGACATATACTGA
- the ADRM1 gene encoding proteasomal ubiquitin receptor ADRM1 isoform X2, which yields MSSGALFPSLVPGSRGSSSKYLVEFRAGKMSLKGSTVTPDKRKGLVYIQQTDDSLIHFCWKDRTSGNVEDDLIIFPDDCEFKRVPQCTTGRVYVLKFKAGSKRLFFWMQEPKTDKDEEHCRKVNEYLNNPPMPGALGGNASGGHELSALGGGLGALTGPGLASLLGSGGPPTSSSSSSSRSQSAAVTPSSTTSSTRVTPAPSVPAAASVTSPSPVPSSGNGTSSATSPTQPIQLSDLQNILATMNVPSGAGGQQVDLATVLTPEIMAPILANAEVQERLMPYLPSGESLPQTAEEIQNTLTSPQFQQALSMFSAALASGQLGPLMSQFGLPAEAVDAANKGDVEAFAKAMQNSVKSDQKEGDSKDKKDEEEDMSLD from the exons ATGTCTTCAGGTGCATTGTTTCCAAGCCTGGTGCCAGGCTCCCGTGGCTCTTCCAGCAAATACCTGGTGGAATTTCGGGCAGGAAAGATGTCCCTGAAAGGCAGCACTGTAACCccagacaaaagaaaaggccTCGTTTACATCCAGCAAACTGATGATTCCCTCATTCACTTTTGCTGGAAAGACAGGACTTCAGGCAATGTTGAAGAT gatttgattatttttcctgatgACTGCGAATTCAAGAGGGTACCTCAGTGTACTACTGGTCGTGTGTACGTGCTGAAATTCAAAGCAGGATCAAAACGACTCTTCTTCTGGATGCAG GAGCCTAAGACAGATAAAGATGAAGAACACTGCCGTAAAGTGAACGAGTATCTCAACAATCCACCAATGCCTGGTGCTTTGGGTGGTAATGCGAGTGGAGGCCATGAGCTCTCAGCGTTAGGAG GTGGGCTGGGTGCACTGACGGGTCCTGGGCTGGCTAGTTTGCTTGGAAGTGGGGGACCACCAACCAGCAGTTCATCATCAAG ctctcgcagccagTCAGCTGCTGTGACACCATCTTCCACAACCTCTTCTACGCGTGTAACTCCTGCCCCATCTGTTCCTGCGGCTGCATCTGTGACCAGTCCGAGTCCTGTACCGAGTTCGGGTAATGGAACCAGCTCAGCCACAAGCCCAACCCAGCCCATTCAATTGAGTGACCTTCAGAACATTTTAGCTACTATGAATGTGCCATCTGGAGCAGGAGGACAGCAAG ttGACTTGGCTACTGTTCTGACTCCTGAGATAATGGCTCCCATTCTGGCCAATGCTGAAGTTCAAGAGCGGTTAATGCCTTATCTTCCTTCAGGGGAATCTCTGCcacagacagcagaagaaattcagaatacTCTGACATCTCCTCAGTTTCAGCAG GCATTGAGCATGTTCAGTGCTGCCTTAGCTTCTGGACAGCTTGGCCCTCTAATGAGTCAGTTTGGCTTACCAGCAGAGGCGGTAGATGCAGCAAATAAAGGTG ATGTAGAAGCGTTTGCCAAAGCAATGCAGAACAGTGTCAAGTCAGACCAAAAGGAAGGCGACTCTAAGGACaagaaagatgaagaggaagatATGAGTTTAGATTAA
- the ADRM1 gene encoding proteasomal ubiquitin receptor ADRM1 isoform X1 has translation MSSGALFPSLVPGSRGSSSKYLVEFRAGKMSLKGSTVTPDKRKGLVYIQQTDDSLIHFCWKDRTSGNVEDDLIIFPDDCEFKRVPQCTTGRVYVLKFKAGSKRLFFWMQEPKTDKDEEHCRKVNEYLNNPPMPGALGGNASGGHELSALGGEGGLQSLLGNMSHNQLMQLIGPTGLGGLGGLGALTGPGLASLLGSGGPPTSSSSSSSRSQSAAVTPSSTTSSTRVTPAPSVPAAASVTSPSPVPSSGNGTSSATSPTQPIQLSDLQNILATMNVPSGAGGQQVDLATVLTPEIMAPILANAEVQERLMPYLPSGESLPQTAEEIQNTLTSPQFQQALSMFSAALASGQLGPLMSQFGLPAEAVDAANKGDVEAFAKAMQNSVKSDQKEGDSKDKKDEEEDMSLD, from the exons ATGTCTTCAGGTGCATTGTTTCCAAGCCTGGTGCCAGGCTCCCGTGGCTCTTCCAGCAAATACCTGGTGGAATTTCGGGCAGGAAAGATGTCCCTGAAAGGCAGCACTGTAACCccagacaaaagaaaaggccTCGTTTACATCCAGCAAACTGATGATTCCCTCATTCACTTTTGCTGGAAAGACAGGACTTCAGGCAATGTTGAAGAT gatttgattatttttcctgatgACTGCGAATTCAAGAGGGTACCTCAGTGTACTACTGGTCGTGTGTACGTGCTGAAATTCAAAGCAGGATCAAAACGACTCTTCTTCTGGATGCAG GAGCCTAAGACAGATAAAGATGAAGAACACTGCCGTAAAGTGAACGAGTATCTCAACAATCCACCAATGCCTGGTGCTTTGGGTGGTAATGCGAGTGGAGGCCATGAGCTCTCAGCGTTAGGAG gtGAGGGTGGCTTGCAAAGCCTTCTTGGAAACATGAGCCATAACCAGCTCATGCAGCTGATCGGACCCACGGGCTTAGGAGGACTTG GTGGGCTGGGTGCACTGACGGGTCCTGGGCTGGCTAGTTTGCTTGGAAGTGGGGGACCACCAACCAGCAGTTCATCATCAAG ctctcgcagccagTCAGCTGCTGTGACACCATCTTCCACAACCTCTTCTACGCGTGTAACTCCTGCCCCATCTGTTCCTGCGGCTGCATCTGTGACCAGTCCGAGTCCTGTACCGAGTTCGGGTAATGGAACCAGCTCAGCCACAAGCCCAACCCAGCCCATTCAATTGAGTGACCTTCAGAACATTTTAGCTACTATGAATGTGCCATCTGGAGCAGGAGGACAGCAAG ttGACTTGGCTACTGTTCTGACTCCTGAGATAATGGCTCCCATTCTGGCCAATGCTGAAGTTCAAGAGCGGTTAATGCCTTATCTTCCTTCAGGGGAATCTCTGCcacagacagcagaagaaattcagaatacTCTGACATCTCCTCAGTTTCAGCAG GCATTGAGCATGTTCAGTGCTGCCTTAGCTTCTGGACAGCTTGGCCCTCTAATGAGTCAGTTTGGCTTACCAGCAGAGGCGGTAGATGCAGCAAATAAAGGTG ATGTAGAAGCGTTTGCCAAAGCAATGCAGAACAGTGTCAAGTCAGACCAAAAGGAAGGCGACTCTAAGGACaagaaagatgaagaggaagatATGAGTTTAGATTAA
- the ADRM1 gene encoding proteasomal ubiquitin receptor ADRM1 isoform X3 yields the protein MSSGALFPSLVPGSRGSSSKYLVEFRAGKMSLKGSTVTPDKRKGLVYIQQTDDSLIHFCWKDRTSGNVEDDLIIFPDDCEFKRVPQCTTGRVYVLKFKAGSKRLFFWMQEPKTDKDEEHCRKVNEYLNNPPMPGALGGNASGGHELSALGGEGGLQSLLGNMSHNQLMQLIGPTGLGGLGGLGALTGPGLASLLGSGGPPTSSSSSSSRSQSAAVTPSSTTSSTRVTPAPSVPAAASVTSPSPVPSSVDLATVLTPEIMAPILANAEVQERLMPYLPSGESLPQTAEEIQNTLTSPQFQQALSMFSAALASGQLGPLMSQFGLPAEAVDAANKGDVEAFAKAMQNSVKSDQKEGDSKDKKDEEEDMSLD from the exons ATGTCTTCAGGTGCATTGTTTCCAAGCCTGGTGCCAGGCTCCCGTGGCTCTTCCAGCAAATACCTGGTGGAATTTCGGGCAGGAAAGATGTCCCTGAAAGGCAGCACTGTAACCccagacaaaagaaaaggccTCGTTTACATCCAGCAAACTGATGATTCCCTCATTCACTTTTGCTGGAAAGACAGGACTTCAGGCAATGTTGAAGAT gatttgattatttttcctgatgACTGCGAATTCAAGAGGGTACCTCAGTGTACTACTGGTCGTGTGTACGTGCTGAAATTCAAAGCAGGATCAAAACGACTCTTCTTCTGGATGCAG GAGCCTAAGACAGATAAAGATGAAGAACACTGCCGTAAAGTGAACGAGTATCTCAACAATCCACCAATGCCTGGTGCTTTGGGTGGTAATGCGAGTGGAGGCCATGAGCTCTCAGCGTTAGGAG gtGAGGGTGGCTTGCAAAGCCTTCTTGGAAACATGAGCCATAACCAGCTCATGCAGCTGATCGGACCCACGGGCTTAGGAGGACTTG GTGGGCTGGGTGCACTGACGGGTCCTGGGCTGGCTAGTTTGCTTGGAAGTGGGGGACCACCAACCAGCAGTTCATCATCAAG ctctcgcagccagTCAGCTGCTGTGACACCATCTTCCACAACCTCTTCTACGCGTGTAACTCCTGCCCCATCTGTTCCTGCGGCTGCATCTGTGACCAGTCCGAGTCCTGTACCGAGTTCGG ttGACTTGGCTACTGTTCTGACTCCTGAGATAATGGCTCCCATTCTGGCCAATGCTGAAGTTCAAGAGCGGTTAATGCCTTATCTTCCTTCAGGGGAATCTCTGCcacagacagcagaagaaattcagaatacTCTGACATCTCCTCAGTTTCAGCAG GCATTGAGCATGTTCAGTGCTGCCTTAGCTTCTGGACAGCTTGGCCCTCTAATGAGTCAGTTTGGCTTACCAGCAGAGGCGGTAGATGCAGCAAATAAAGGTG ATGTAGAAGCGTTTGCCAAAGCAATGCAGAACAGTGTCAAGTCAGACCAAAAGGAAGGCGACTCTAAGGACaagaaagatgaagaggaagatATGAGTTTAGATTAA